The Burkholderia ambifaria AMMD genome contains the following window.
GACGATGCGCCGCGCCGCCATCGGAGAAGTGGCGTGATGCCGGTGTGATGCCGCGCTTCCTTTCATCGACCCTGCAGGCGCTGTCGGATGCGGCTCATGTCGCAGCGTCCGGCATGCGTGCCGCAGGTCGCGACGCGGCCTGCCGAATGAAGCGGTCGAGCGGCGTCGCGTAACCGCGCGCGATGACCGCGCTCAATGCAGCCGACAACACCAGATAGGCGACGAGCAACCCGAGCTTGTCGTCGCCGTGCATGGCGGACGGCGGCCACACCGTGCGCAGCGCGCCGAGCGCGATCAGGTGGAACAGGTACAGCTCGTAGCTGAGCCGGCCGCTCCAGCGCAGCGGCGCGAGCACGCGAGCCTGCGCTTGCTCGCCGTGCGCCTGCGCGCCGATCAGCAGCACGGCGGTGCCGAGCGCCATCGCGGATACGCCGAGCACATGGCTTTGCGCAATCGGCCATGCGAGATAGAGCACGGTCATGACGATCGCCGTCAACCATTGCACCGGCGCGGCCGCGAGCCGCTGCCAGCCCGCGCGCCCGGCCAGCAACGCGGTGCAGCAGCCGATCGCGATGCCGTCGAAGCACGCGAAATACGCATACAGAAATCCGGCTTCGTCGTCCGCATGCGTGAAGCGGTACACGGGGCCGATCGCGGCAATCGCCAGCCAGAACGCGAACAGGCGCGCGTCGCGGCGCAGCGCGATGCACAGCAGCGGAAACGACAGGTAGAACACCTCCTCCACCGACAGCGACCACAGCACGCCGAGCGCATAGTTGACCCATCCGTATGCGCCGATCAGCACGTTCATCCAGAACGTCAGCGACGCGAGATTCACGAGCCAGAACGACACGGCGACACCCTGCGGCGCGTGGTTCGCGAAGATCGGCACGCCGGCTGCCGCCAGTGCGTTGACGAACGCAAGCAGCAGGAGCAGGCACGGGACGATGCGCGCGATCCGCGAGATGTAGAACGTGCGCACGTCTATCGCGCCGAGGCTGCCCCAGCGACGGCGTGCATTCGACGTGATCAGATAGCCGGAGATCACGAAGAACATCGTCACGCCGTAGTTGCCGTTGCGGACCACCGCATGCACGGCATCCCAGCCGAACATGTGCGCGATGGACGTGTCGCGCAGCGAATACGGAATGTTGAAGTGATGCAGCAGGACGAGCAGGATCGACACGCCGCGCAGCATGTCGATCCGCGCATTGCGCGGGCCGGTACTCATCGCGGCTGCAGGGCGAGCGCCTGCGCCGCGGGGAACGCGTCGCGTGAACCGGGGCCGGCGTCGGGTTGTGCGTCGAGCAGCGTGAGGTGCCGGTGTTTCAAGCGAGACTCCATCGGATCAGGGGGCTGAATTCACAGGATGCAAACGACGTCCGGCATCGCGGACGCAGAACATCGAGGCGGTACACAGTGTATCGGCGCAGCGTGGGCGGTGGTCCTGTCAGCGTTGACGGGCACCGGCAGCGCCAGCCCGCATGCCGTTTTTTGCACCGCAACCCCGTTTTTTTGCACGGTATTGATGCGGTGCCTTCTAAACTGGGTTCGTCAGGCCGGGAA
Protein-coding sequences here:
- a CDS encoding acyltransferase family protein: MSTGPRNARIDMLRGVSILLVLLHHFNIPYSLRDTSIAHMFGWDAVHAVVRNGNYGVTMFFVISGYLITSNARRRWGSLGAIDVRTFYISRIARIVPCLLLLLAFVNALAAAGVPIFANHAPQGVAVSFWLVNLASLTFWMNVLIGAYGWVNYALGVLWSLSVEEVFYLSFPLLCIALRRDARLFAFWLAIAAIGPVYRFTHADDEAGFLYAYFACFDGIAIGCCTALLAGRAGWQRLAAAPVQWLTAIVMTVLYLAWPIAQSHVLGVSAMALGTAVLLIGAQAHGEQAQARVLAPLRWSGRLSYELYLFHLIALGALRTVWPPSAMHGDDKLGLLVAYLVLSAALSAVIARGYATPLDRFIRQAASRPAARMPDAAT